Part of the Polyangiaceae bacterium genome, CCGAGTCCGCGCGTTTCGCGCGCACCGATACGGGAAGCTCGGCGCTGCTCTACGATCTTGGCGCAGGTGTCGGCTGGGGGGCGCCTTTCTCGCGCAAGCACCCGCTGGGCGCCGCGTTGCTCGGGGGCAGCGAGTGGCTCCACGTGCACGGGCACACCGTGACCACCGGGTTCGCCGCCCTCGATCTCCGTGCGGCGCTGCCGGTGGGCCCGCTGTCCATCGCGCTCGGCGTCGAGGGCCGCGTGCGCTTCTCGCCCCAATCCGTCTCCGAACGCGAGAGCGTGGAGGGTCCGCGCTGGTCGGGCCTGCTGTTCCTGGGCGGTGTGCTCTTGGTCGAGCCGTCCTCTCGTTGACTCGGGCCGAGCGAGTCGGTCTACTCGGGGGCTCTGCGAAGGAGGGGGACCCGAGATGACCACCCGAGCCAAGAGCGGATACTCCGACGAGCGGAGCGCGCGGAGCGCCGGCCAGAGCGCCGCGCGGCAGGCATTGGAGGGCATGAGCACCTCCCCGGATCTGGTGCTGGTCTTCGCCTCGACGAACTATGCGTTCCCCGAGCTCTTGCGCGGAGTGCGGGAGGTCACCGGCACGGCGCCGCTGCTCGGCGCGTCCACCGCGGGGCAGTTCACCGAGAAGTCCGGCGGCGCGGAGTCCGTGGTGGTGATGGCGGTGTCGAGCGACAGCATCCGCTTCCGGACGGGGTTTGCGAAGGGCCTCAGGCAGAACCAGCGCGCCACCGTCGAAGCGGCGCTCTCAGGCTTCGCCGAGGCGAACCGCGCCGCGCGCGCCGGGGGACTGACGCACGCCACCTGCATCGTGTGCGCGGACGGCCTGGCGGGTCACGGCGAGGATCTGGTCGAGCAGATCCACACCGCGACGGGCATGCTGGCGCAGGTGGTAGGCGGGGCGGCAGCGGACGCCGCCAAGTTCGAGCGCACCGACGTGTTCCACGGCGAGGAGAGCGCGCCCGACGCGCTGGCGGTCGCGATGGCGTTCTCGCGCACGCCCATCGGTCTGGGCGTGAGCCACGGCCTGACCGCCGGCTGCGACAGCATGATCGTGACGCGCGCGTCGGACAACGTCCTCTACGAGATCAACTCCCGACCCGCGGTGCGCGCGTACGAAGACTTCGCCGCGTCGCTGGGCGCGCCGTTCACGCCGGAGACCCGCGACGCC contains:
- a CDS encoding FIST C-terminal domain-containing protein, producing the protein MTTRAKSGYSDERSARSAGQSAARQALEGMSTSPDLVLVFASTNYAFPELLRGVREVTGTAPLLGASTAGQFTEKSGGAESVVVMAVSSDSIRFRTGFAKGLRQNQRATVEAALSGFAEANRAARAGGLTHATCIVCADGLAGHGEDLVEQIHTATGMLAQVVGGAAADAAKFERTDVFHGEESAPDALAVAMAFSRTPIGLGVSHGLTAGCDSMIVTRASDNVLYEINSRPAVRAYEDFAASLGAPFTPETRDAFMITHEIGMLTPSGEHKIRAPLKVTDEGALVLASEVPTGTSVTIMRGTKDGLISAAESAARAAVKNLNGGAARAVLSFDCICRRLFLGDEYRRQVGAFRSVIGDDVPIVGWETYGEIAMTKNQQAGWHNSTSVLAILPD